One Gordonia zhaorongruii DNA segment encodes these proteins:
- a CDS encoding GntR family transcriptional regulator, translating into MASDLRRRPQLSDEVAEVVRHQIMTAEILPGERVRLDETAVQLEVSVTPVREALLTLRGEGMVDYTPHRGYIVAELTRTDVHDLFWLQGAAAARIARRTAGVITADQLADLRWANARLREAADIGDARDIVDAEFEFHRTHNHISGSGKLAWILLNATRYTPHQLYARDPEWARVALDSHDRLIDAYRAGDADAAAAQVRRQFDDGAARLLAHLASTPIWDQR; encoded by the coding sequence ATGGCCTCTGACCTTCGCCGCCGCCCGCAACTGTCGGATGAGGTGGCCGAGGTCGTCCGGCACCAGATCATGACCGCCGAGATACTCCCCGGCGAGCGGGTCCGTCTCGACGAGACGGCGGTCCAGCTCGAGGTGAGCGTCACCCCGGTGCGCGAGGCGCTTCTGACTCTGCGCGGCGAAGGCATGGTCGACTACACGCCGCACCGCGGATACATCGTCGCCGAACTGACCCGTACCGACGTTCACGATCTGTTCTGGTTGCAAGGTGCGGCTGCAGCTCGCATCGCCCGTCGCACGGCAGGCGTGATAACCGCCGATCAGCTCGCCGACCTTCGATGGGCGAATGCTCGCTTACGGGAGGCCGCCGACATCGGGGACGCCCGTGACATCGTCGACGCCGAGTTCGAGTTCCACCGGACCCACAACCACATCAGCGGAAGCGGAAAACTCGCGTGGATCCTGCTCAACGCCACCCGATACACCCCGCACCAGCTGTACGCACGTGACCCGGAGTGGGCGCGGGTCGCACTCGACAGCCACGATCGACTGATCGACGCCTACCGGGCAGGCGACGCCGACGCCGCGGCCGCACAGGTCCGCCGCCAGTTCGACGACGGGGCCGCACGCCTTCTCGCGCACCTGGCATCGACGCCCATCTGGGACCAGCGGTAA
- the fadD5 gene encoding fatty-acid--CoA ligase FadD5 — protein MTTDALGFELNAEPQRSRRNHWNNQVRRHSHMIPDRTALRFMGVDTTWRQLDERTHSLAAALRRRGVEFGDRILVVMLNRSEYVEIVLAANLIGAIPVPVNIRMTPPEIGFLVADSGAKIIVTETMLAPLADAVAASTGAIERIVVVGGAQNEDQTDYEALVAEDGDLPEIDIPEDTVALIMYTSGTTGKPKGAMLTHGNLQSQAQTTLQALSTSVDDIGSCVAPMFHIAGLGAMTALFYMGALSVIHPLGAFDPNDMLDTLEREGTTSIFLVPAQWQAVCAAQQAKPRDLKLRVISWGAAPASDTVLTAMNETFPDAINIAVFGQTEMSPITCVLEGEDALRKVGSIGKVVPAVAARIVDPEMNDVTPGEVGEIVYRGPNMMAGYWQNPDGTADAFRGGWFHSGDLVRADDEGFLYVVDRAKDMIISGGENIYCAEVENVLYGHPQITEAAVIGRADAKWGEVPVAIVVAAEGSADLTIDDVVPYLNENLARFKHPKDLIVVEELPRNAGGKVVKPRLRDEYGSKDQGLKG, from the coding sequence ATGACGACCGACGCCCTTGGCTTCGAACTGAACGCCGAGCCGCAGCGCTCTCGCCGCAACCACTGGAACAACCAGGTGCGTCGCCATTCGCACATGATTCCCGATCGGACTGCGCTTCGATTCATGGGCGTGGACACCACCTGGCGGCAACTCGATGAGCGGACGCACTCGCTCGCCGCCGCTCTGCGCCGACGCGGCGTCGAGTTCGGCGACCGGATCCTCGTGGTGATGCTCAACCGCAGCGAGTACGTGGAGATCGTGCTGGCCGCCAATCTCATCGGGGCTATCCCGGTCCCGGTGAACATCCGCATGACTCCCCCGGAGATCGGGTTCCTGGTGGCCGACTCCGGCGCGAAGATCATCGTCACCGAGACGATGCTGGCGCCGCTCGCCGACGCCGTCGCCGCATCGACGGGTGCGATCGAACGCATCGTCGTGGTCGGTGGGGCGCAGAACGAGGATCAGACCGACTACGAGGCGCTCGTCGCCGAGGACGGCGACCTCCCGGAGATCGACATCCCGGAGGACACCGTCGCGCTCATCATGTACACCTCCGGGACCACCGGAAAGCCCAAGGGCGCCATGCTGACTCATGGAAATCTGCAGTCACAGGCGCAGACGACACTGCAGGCTCTCAGCACCAGTGTCGATGACATCGGATCGTGCGTCGCACCGATGTTCCACATCGCCGGCCTGGGCGCGATGACGGCGCTCTTCTACATGGGTGCACTCTCGGTGATCCACCCGCTCGGTGCGTTCGACCCGAACGACATGCTCGACACTCTGGAGCGCGAGGGAACCACCTCGATCTTCCTGGTGCCCGCTCAGTGGCAGGCCGTCTGCGCGGCGCAGCAGGCCAAGCCCCGCGACCTCAAACTGCGCGTCATCTCGTGGGGTGCCGCGCCGGCGTCCGACACCGTGCTCACGGCGATGAACGAGACCTTCCCCGATGCGATCAACATCGCCGTGTTCGGGCAGACCGAGATGTCTCCGATCACCTGCGTCCTCGAGGGAGAGGACGCGCTTCGCAAGGTCGGGTCCATCGGCAAAGTGGTGCCCGCGGTGGCCGCGCGCATCGTGGACCCGGAGATGAACGATGTTACGCCCGGCGAAGTGGGAGAGATCGTCTACCGCGGACCCAACATGATGGCCGGGTACTGGCAGAACCCGGACGGCACTGCGGATGCTTTCCGCGGCGGCTGGTTCCACTCCGGCGACCTGGTCCGCGCCGACGACGAGGGATTCCTCTACGTCGTCGACCGGGCGAAGGACATGATCATCTCGGGCGGCGAGAACATCTACTGCGCCGAGGTGGAGAACGTGCTGTACGGGCATCCGCAGATCACCGAAGCTGCGGTCATCGGCCGCGCCGACGCGAAGTGGGGCGAGGTGCCGGTCGCGATCGTGGTCGCGGCCGAGGGGTCGGCCGACCTGACAATCGACGACGTCGTGCCGTACCTGAACGAGAACCTGGCGCGGTTCAAGCATCCGAAGGATCTCATCGTGGTGGAGGAGCTGCCCCGGAACGCGGGCGGCAAGGTGGTGAAACCACGTCTGCGCGACGAGTACGGCAGTAAGGATCAGGGTCTCAAGGGCTGA
- a CDS encoding acyl-CoA dehydrogenase family protein: MVTFTPEQTAFATAVSDFCQRETGTRAQRDAWTDDGAENHSQELYRKMADLGWAGINVPEEFGGAGAGNVELCIFLEEAMRAMAPIGGVGPTLITAAAYEKFADDDLKREVLGGVVNGDALSISMSEPEAGSDVGALTCRADKVEGGWVINGQKTWCSNAHYAESILLIARTDRSGGKHEGLTQFHIPAGAPGMEIHQIDTLGGREVNDLYFTDCKVPDSAVVGQVDNGWRQLMAGLNTERLILAAMQLGVARRSFQDTLTFVKERKQFGRPVGSFQALRHRLADHATEIECTRELVYSVAKAADANPDKLMPREASMVKLKATEVSKAMTIDGMQMMGGYGYATEFDAERLMRGAIISTVFGGTNEIQRDVIGKTYGL, encoded by the coding sequence ATGGTCACGTTCACCCCGGAGCAGACTGCGTTCGCCACCGCCGTCTCCGATTTCTGCCAGCGAGAGACCGGCACCCGCGCACAGCGCGACGCATGGACCGATGACGGCGCCGAGAACCACTCCCAGGAGCTCTACCGCAAGATGGCCGACCTCGGCTGGGCCGGGATCAACGTGCCAGAAGAGTTCGGCGGAGCGGGCGCGGGCAACGTCGAACTGTGCATCTTCCTCGAGGAGGCGATGCGCGCGATGGCGCCGATCGGCGGCGTCGGGCCCACGCTCATCACCGCGGCAGCGTACGAGAAGTTCGCCGACGACGACCTCAAGCGCGAAGTCCTCGGCGGTGTGGTGAACGGCGACGCGCTGTCGATCTCCATGTCCGAGCCCGAGGCCGGATCGGACGTCGGTGCCCTCACCTGCCGGGCCGACAAGGTCGAGGGAGGTTGGGTCATCAACGGACAGAAGACCTGGTGCTCCAACGCGCACTACGCCGAGTCGATACTGCTGATCGCCCGCACCGATCGCAGCGGCGGCAAGCACGAGGGCCTCACCCAGTTCCACATCCCGGCGGGCGCTCCGGGGATGGAGATCCACCAGATCGACACGCTCGGCGGGCGCGAGGTGAACGACCTGTACTTCACCGACTGCAAGGTGCCCGATTCCGCCGTCGTCGGCCAGGTCGACAACGGATGGCGTCAGCTGATGGCCGGCCTGAACACCGAGCGACTCATCCTCGCCGCGATGCAGTTGGGCGTCGCTCGCCGCTCATTCCAGGACACGCTGACCTTCGTCAAAGAACGCAAGCAGTTCGGCCGCCCCGTCGGCTCGTTCCAGGCGCTGCGTCACCGTCTGGCCGATCACGCGACCGAGATCGAGTGCACCCGCGAGCTCGTCTACAGCGTCGCGAAAGCGGCCGACGCCAACCCCGACAAACTTATGCCCCGCGAAGCATCGATGGTGAAGCTCAAGGCCACCGAGGTCAGCAAGGCGATGACGATCGACGGAATGCAGATGATGGGCGGATACGGCTATGCAACCGAGTTCGACGCGGAGCGCTTGATGCGCGGCGCGATCATCTCCACCGTGTTCGGCGGCACCAACGAGATCCAGCGCGACGTCATCGGCAAGACCTATGGCCTCTGA
- a CDS encoding enoyl-CoA hydratase-related protein: MASESRCRDGVWDGIDDDGVARLEIDRPDRMNALDGLASARLVEVCGQWRSRNDLRVVILSGRGGAFCAGADVAGMASSAASSGGFDADASRGIIESGSRLVGAVRDLPVPVVAAVDGAAVGIGASLAVAADLVYATARSYFLLAFVNIGLMPDGGATALFTASVGRARANAMALLGEKLFAPEAFDAGLLNGVADDADHLEGLVDGAVRRMLRSSPDALAMTKSALDAHALGGFQAAIGREITGQTALLQSPAFQRALAAFAGER, translated from the coding sequence ATGGCGAGCGAATCCAGGTGTCGCGACGGAGTGTGGGACGGCATCGACGACGACGGTGTCGCGCGATTGGAGATCGACCGACCGGACCGGATGAACGCGCTGGACGGTCTGGCGTCGGCTCGCCTCGTCGAGGTGTGCGGGCAGTGGCGGTCGCGGAACGACCTCCGCGTCGTGATCCTGTCCGGACGAGGTGGTGCATTCTGTGCGGGCGCCGACGTGGCGGGCATGGCTTCGAGTGCGGCCTCGAGCGGCGGGTTCGACGCCGATGCGTCACGCGGGATCATCGAGAGCGGGTCGCGGCTCGTGGGGGCCGTCCGCGACCTTCCGGTGCCGGTCGTCGCCGCAGTCGACGGGGCCGCCGTCGGAATCGGTGCGTCGCTCGCCGTCGCCGCCGACCTCGTCTACGCCACCGCGCGCTCGTACTTCCTGCTGGCGTTCGTGAACATCGGCCTGATGCCGGACGGCGGCGCGACCGCGTTGTTCACGGCTTCCGTCGGCCGAGCGCGCGCGAATGCGATGGCATTGCTGGGGGAGAAGCTCTTCGCACCGGAAGCATTCGACGCCGGCCTGCTCAACGGGGTGGCGGACGACGCCGATCATCTCGAAGGACTGGTCGACGGCGCGGTCCGGCGGATGCTGCGCAGCTCACCGGATGCGCTGGCGATGACGAAATCGGCCCTCGACGCACACGCGCTCGGCGGATTCCAGGCCGCCATCGGCCGGGAGATCACCGGTCAGACCGCGCTGCTCCAGTCTCCGGCCTTTCAACGGGCGCTGGCCGCCTTCGCCGGAGAGCGCTGA
- a CDS encoding TetR/AcrR family transcriptional regulator, whose product MTARTTPGAWATPRRTRPADRREIVLRAAVTAFGAHGYAATRLSDIADEVGISTPALYRHFDTKYQLFTACVNHLSQSYDEAMAAVPEARDPRSEITWLLAAFTAVTLDNRTAGNLYRWEHRVLRPADRAQVRHRRISLHRRMRGLIERARPALDRPSADLITVAALSVSASPATHRVAMHRRTAIETITRTATGLIDVDLPIRTAPAVRPDGLAPTSRREAILSAAVALFARNGFHEVTVGDIGTAAGLPASGVYRHFSSKNAILTAALWRTADRTTDAIATGLAQAHTPDEALVALSERYSALCVDDPEIMTVYLSGAGALDDGELRALRRQQRLTVDEWATWVVRARPELSTAAARYLVHASLNLAGDLVTAYPGIDVSAVAATCCAVLAAN is encoded by the coding sequence ATGACCGCCAGGACCACGCCGGGCGCGTGGGCGACGCCGCGTCGCACCCGTCCAGCTGATCGTCGAGAGATCGTCCTGCGCGCTGCTGTCACCGCCTTCGGTGCACATGGGTACGCCGCGACGCGTCTGTCCGACATCGCCGACGAGGTCGGCATCTCCACTCCGGCGTTGTACCGCCATTTCGACACCAAGTATCAACTGTTCACAGCATGCGTGAATCACCTCTCCCAGTCGTACGACGAGGCGATGGCCGCAGTCCCGGAAGCTCGTGATCCACGGTCGGAGATCACCTGGCTCCTCGCTGCGTTCACCGCCGTGACGCTCGATAACCGGACGGCGGGGAACCTGTACCGATGGGAGCACCGTGTGCTGCGACCCGCCGATCGCGCCCAGGTGCGGCACCGCCGGATCTCGCTGCACCGGCGCATGCGCGGACTGATCGAGCGCGCGCGGCCGGCACTCGACCGCCCCTCCGCCGACCTCATCACCGTTGCCGCCCTGTCGGTGTCGGCGAGCCCTGCGACGCATCGAGTGGCGATGCACCGGCGCACCGCGATCGAGACCATCACCAGGACCGCCACCGGTCTCATAGACGTCGACCTGCCAATCCGCACCGCCCCTGCCGTCCGGCCGGACGGTCTGGCGCCCACGAGCCGTCGGGAGGCGATCCTCTCGGCTGCGGTAGCGCTGTTCGCTCGCAACGGCTTCCACGAGGTGACCGTCGGCGACATCGGCACCGCGGCCGGACTCCCCGCCTCGGGTGTGTACCGGCACTTCTCGTCGAAGAACGCGATACTGACGGCTGCGCTGTGGCGCACTGCGGACCGCACCACCGACGCGATCGCGACCGGCCTCGCGCAGGCGCACACGCCCGACGAAGCACTTGTCGCGTTATCCGAGCGCTACAGCGCGCTGTGCGTCGACGACCCGGAGATCATGACGGTCTACCTCAGCGGCGCAGGCGCGCTCGACGACGGCGAACTCCGCGCACTCCGTCGCCAGCAACGGCTCACCGTCGACGAGTGGGCCACGTGGGTCGTCCGCGCCCGACCCGAGTTGTCCACGGCGGCAGCCCGATACCTCGTCCACGCGAGCCTCAACCTGGCCGGTGACCTGGTCACCGCCTACCCCGGCATCGACGTCTCAGCTGTCGCCGCGACATGTTGCGCCGTCCTCGCAGCGAACTGA
- a CDS encoding serine hydrolase domain-containing protein, protein MSVLNQLSEWPVTNAAGAIVTADGVIATHGDTTRVYELASVTKLLVAEAVLLAVEEEAVALETEAGPSGATVAHLLAHASGLAFDSDEVKAAPGEQRIYSSVGFEMLADLVAAESGIAFDEYLRQAVCDPLRMTSTVLDGPAGHGARSSVDDLARFAGELLSPTLLSTETAAAASTVQFPGIDGFVPGYGKHRPCDWGLGFEIRGDKSPHWTGASNSARTFGHFGQAGTFLWVDPEVGAACVVLTDEPFGAWAKPRWSEFNDDVVRALA, encoded by the coding sequence GTGAGTGTGCTGAACCAGCTGTCCGAGTGGCCCGTTACGAACGCGGCAGGAGCGATCGTCACCGCCGACGGGGTGATCGCGACCCACGGGGACACGACCCGCGTCTACGAACTCGCGTCGGTGACGAAACTGCTCGTCGCCGAGGCCGTTCTCCTAGCCGTCGAGGAAGAGGCCGTCGCGCTCGAGACGGAGGCGGGGCCGTCCGGCGCGACCGTCGCGCATCTGCTGGCGCACGCATCCGGTCTCGCATTCGACTCGGACGAGGTGAAGGCGGCGCCGGGGGAGCAGCGCATCTACTCCAGCGTCGGTTTCGAGATGCTCGCCGACCTGGTGGCCGCCGAATCGGGGATCGCGTTCGACGAGTATCTGCGTCAGGCCGTGTGCGATCCGCTGCGCATGACCTCCACGGTGCTCGACGGTCCGGCCGGACACGGTGCGCGCAGCAGCGTCGACGACCTCGCCCGCTTCGCCGGGGAACTGCTGAGTCCGACCCTCTTGTCGACGGAGACGGCCGCGGCCGCTTCGACCGTTCAGTTCCCGGGGATCGACGGGTTCGTGCCCGGGTACGGCAAGCACCGTCCCTGCGACTGGGGACTCGGTTTCGAGATCCGCGGCGACAAGTCGCCGCACTGGACGGGGGCGTCGAACTCGGCGCGCACATTCGGTCACTTCGGTCAGGCCGGCACATTCCTGTGGGTGGACCCGGAGGTGGGGGCCGCCTGCGTCGTCCTGACCGACGAGCCGTTCGGTGCGTGGGCCAAGCCGCGATGGAGCGAGTTCAACGACGACGTCGTGCGTGCGCTGGCGTAG
- a CDS encoding DUF3145 domain-containing protein encodes MRILNQFADMTTGVVYIHASPVALCPHVEWALSSTLNARADLKWSVQDAEPGRMRATVDWAGPVGTAARLANALREWPGLAFEITENPSEGVDGERFSHVPGLGMWRGSAGANGDVIVGEMQLRAMMDAQPDSAGLAAELDTALGTAWDDALESYRMGGAGAEVTWLRQRVG; translated from the coding sequence GTGCGCATTCTCAATCAGTTTGCGGACATGACAACAGGCGTGGTCTACATCCACGCCTCTCCCGTCGCGCTGTGCCCGCACGTGGAGTGGGCACTGTCGTCGACGCTAAACGCGCGTGCCGATCTCAAGTGGTCGGTGCAGGACGCGGAACCGGGCCGCATGCGTGCGACCGTCGACTGGGCGGGCCCGGTGGGCACTGCTGCGCGCTTGGCGAACGCTCTGCGCGAGTGGCCGGGCCTGGCGTTCGAGATCACCGAGAACCCCAGCGAGGGCGTCGACGGCGAGCGCTTCAGCCATGTCCCCGGCCTGGGTATGTGGCGCGGCTCCGCGGGGGCGAACGGCGACGTGATCGTCGGCGAGATGCAACTGCGCGCCATGATGGACGCTCAGCCCGACAGTGCGGGTCTGGCCGCCGAACTCGACACCGCACTGGGCACCGCCTGGGACGACGCACTCGAGTCGTACCGCATGGGCGGCGCAGGCGCCGAGGTCACCTGGCTCAGGCAGCGCGTCGGCTGA
- a CDS encoding NDMA-dependent alcohol dehydrogenase, producing MKTKGAILRELNTPWKIEEIEIGDPKAHEIKIRMEAAGMCHSDHHLMTGGIPMGGFPILGGHEGAGVVDAVGEGVTDFEPGDHVVLSFIPSCGKCPSCKAGIANLCDFGAMLLQGEAVSDHTFRIHTAEGEPVYPMTLLGTFSPYMVVHEASAVKIDKDIPFEIAALCGCGIPTGYGSSTRSGDVRPGEDVAIVGVGGVGTAALQGAVIAGARNVFAIDPVEWKREQALKFGATHAFASIDEAAGEIASITEGGMAQKVIVTVGEVHGKDVDSWLGITGKNGTCVLTGMGNMMESDVTLNLAMLTLLQKNLQGSIFGGANPKLDIPKLLSMYKIGKLNIADMITREYTLDQINEGYTDMLEGRNIRGVIRYTDADH from the coding sequence TTGAAGACTAAGGGTGCGATCCTCCGGGAGCTGAACACTCCGTGGAAGATCGAGGAGATCGAGATCGGTGACCCCAAGGCGCACGAGATCAAGATCCGGATGGAAGCCGCGGGCATGTGCCACTCGGACCATCACTTGATGACCGGCGGCATCCCGATGGGTGGATTCCCCATTCTCGGCGGTCACGAGGGTGCGGGCGTCGTCGACGCAGTCGGCGAAGGCGTCACCGACTTCGAGCCGGGCGACCACGTCGTCCTGTCGTTCATTCCCTCGTGCGGCAAGTGCCCGTCCTGCAAGGCGGGTATCGCGAACCTCTGCGACTTCGGTGCCATGCTGCTTCAAGGTGAGGCCGTCTCGGACCACACCTTCCGCATTCACACCGCTGAGGGTGAGCCCGTCTACCCGATGACGCTCCTCGGCACGTTCTCTCCGTACATGGTGGTGCACGAGGCGTCCGCGGTGAAGATCGACAAGGACATCCCGTTCGAGATCGCGGCGTTGTGCGGCTGCGGCATCCCCACCGGATACGGCTCGTCGACCCGCAGCGGCGACGTGCGTCCCGGCGAGGACGTGGCGATCGTCGGCGTCGGCGGCGTGGGCACCGCAGCACTGCAGGGCGCAGTCATCGCCGGTGCGCGCAACGTGTTCGCCATCGACCCCGTGGAGTGGAAGCGGGAGCAGGCACTCAAGTTCGGCGCCACCCACGCGTTCGCATCGATCGACGAGGCTGCGGGCGAGATCGCATCGATCACCGAGGGCGGCATGGCGCAGAAGGTGATCGTCACCGTCGGCGAGGTTCACGGCAAGGACGTCGACTCCTGGCTCGGCATCACCGGCAAGAACGGCACCTGCGTGCTGACCGGCATGGGCAACATGATGGAGAGCGATGTGACGCTCAACCTCGCCATGCTGACGCTGCTCCAGAAGAACCTGCAGGGCTCGATCTTCGGCGGCGCCAACCCGAAGCTCGACATCCCGAAGCTGCTGTCGATGTACAAGATCGGCAAGCTCAACATCGCGGACATGATCACCCGTGAGTACACCCTCGACCAGATCAACGAGGGCTACACGGACATGCTCGAAGGCCGCAACATCCGCGGCGTGATCCGCTACACCGACGCCGATCACTGA